A single window of Poecilia reticulata strain Guanapo linkage group LG10, Guppy_female_1.0+MT, whole genome shotgun sequence DNA harbors:
- the gcna gene encoding germ cell nuclear acidic protein — translation MNDDLCKSFDGVARKMGWLDEGLESTQKKLMSMIGKTRNGGTSGAPSESSDEEFDNCECICKLIIYVFHFAVPQKIKTPAGQRPFRRPLAQLNSPVFVSDSEDDDEDNIIVRSSWKTRDSKPKQSENKQDENRSPLLPSLSDFLRPPSNASALTTSPKRTFSAPSRLEESSDSEEEFASLLERLKKKNNLTSPKTSKESETKLVVSAPAVKPFTTPSSKPIKEKPHDVKTHGISSILKPKVSQTDPRPAAVSRIAVCKTPGCFLESLTVPGSIYGSIFRKNKEELTSKLYQLYNTSVFDNKLPTNMSVTWNKKMRKTAGYCVTGQEKGGGNRYARIELSDKVCDSADRLRDTLIHEMCHAATWLINGVRDGHGNLWRLYARKSTLMHPELPMVTRCHSYDIKYKFQYRCTRCQNTIGRHSKSLDTQRFVCALCKGQLVLLTASKPRAPTPFATFVKENYGSVRKELAGQSHAEVMRKLSTDFASKTKLGES, via the exons ATGAACGATGATCTCTGCAAGTCGTTTGACGGAGTTGCTAGAAAGATGGGCTGGCTGGATGAGGGACTGGAGTCGACTCAAAAAAAG TTGATGAGCATGATCGGCAAGACGCGTAATGGTGGGACAAGTGGAGCTCCTAGCGAGTCCAGTGATGAAGAGTTTGACAATTGTGAGTG CATTTGCAAGTTAATTATATACGTTTTCCATTTTGCAGTTCCTCAGAAGATCAAAACTCCAGCAGGGCAGCGTCCATTCAGAAGACCTCTCGCACAGTTGAACTCGCCKGTGTTTGTTAGCGACAGTGAGGACGACGATGAGGACAACATTATCGTAAGGAGTAGTTGGAAGACTCGTGACTCAAAGCCcaaacaaagtgaaaacaagCAGGACGAGAATCGTTCGCCATTGCTGCCCAGTTTATCTGACTTCCTCCGTCCTCCCAGTAACGCTTCGGCATTAACAACTTCACCCAAGCGGACKTTTTCAGCACCTTCCAGGCTGGAGGAGTCGAGCGATTCTGAGGAGGAGTTTGCATCCCTGTTGGAgaggctgaaaaagaaaaacaatctcaCCAGCCCAAAGACCAGTAAAG aatctgAAACCAAGCTTGTGGTCTCTGCTCCTGCTGTGAAACCATTCACAACACCAAGCTCGAAACCGATCAAGGAGAAACCTCACGACGTAAAAACGCATGGAATATCCTCCATTTTGAAGCCTAAAGTCAGTCAGACGGACCCCAGGCCCGCTGCTGTGAGCAG GATTGCGGTTTGCAAGACCCCCGGCTGCTTYTTGGAGTCACTCACAGTTCCCGGCTCCATATACGGATCCATTTTCAGGAAGAATAAGGAAGAACTCACAAGCAAGCTGTACCAGCTCTACAACACCAGCGTGTTTGACAACAAG ctcccAACCAACATGTCTGTAACCTGGAATAAGAAGATGCGGAAAACAGCGGGCTACTGCGTCACAGGACAGGAAAAAGGCGGAGGAAACCGCTACGCTCGCATCGAGCTGTCCGACAAAGTCTGCGACTCTGCAG ATCGCCTCAGGGACACGCTGATCCACGAGATGTGCCACGCTGCCACGTGGCTGATAAACGGCGTGAGGGACGGACACGGAAACCTATGGAGGCTGTACGCACGCAAGTCCACGCTCATGCATCCTGAGCTGCCCATGGTGACGCGCTGCCACAGTTACGACATCAAGTACAAGTTCCAGTATCGGTGCACGCGCTGCCAGAATAC GATCGGCCGCCACTCCAAGTCTCTGGACACGCAGAGGTTTGTGTGCGCGCTCTGCAAGGGTCAGCTGGTCTTACTGACGGCTTCGAAGCCACGCGCTCCCACGCCTTTCGCCACATTTGTCAAAGAGAATTATGGGAGCGTGAGGAAGGAACTTGCGGGGCAGAGCCACGCGGAAGTGATGCGGAAACTGAGCACCGACTTTGCCTCGAAGACCAAACTCGGTGAAAGCTGA
- the cetn2 gene encoding caltractin — translation MATSAKRPSLQGPVPPPRKKTTPKPELTEEQKQEIREAFELFDTDGSGYIDVKELKVAMRALGFEPKKEEIKKMIAEVDKDGTGKISFADFLAIMTQKMAEKDSKEEILKAFRLFDDDETGKISFKNLKRVAKELGENLTDEELQEMIDEADRDGDGEVNEQEFLRIMKKTCLY, via the exons ATG GCAACCAGTGCCAAGAGGCCATCCCTACAGGGTCCAGTGCCCCCTCCTCGCAAGAAGACAACTCCCAAGCCAGAGCTGACTGAGGAGCAGAAGCAGGAGATCAGGGAGGCCTTTGAGCTGTTTGACACCGATGGCTCTGGATACATCGATGTGAAGGAGCTCAAG GTCGCAATGAGAGCTCTGGGGTTCGAACCAAAGAAGGAGGAGATCAAGAAGATGATTGCAGAAGTGGATAAGGATGGGACGGGGAAGATCTCCTTCGCCGACTTTCTGGCAATCATGACACAGAAAATG GCTGAGAAAGACTCCAAAGAGGAGATCCTCAAAGCGTTCCGGCTGTTTGACGACGACGAAACAGGCAAGATCTCYTTTAAGAACCTGAAGAGAGTGGCCAAAGAGCTCGGAGAAAACCTGACAGACGAGGAGCTGCAG GAAATGATAGATGAAGCGGACAGGGACGGGGACGGAGAAGTGAACGAGCAGGAGTTCTTGCGCATCATGAAGAAAACCTGCCTGTACTGA
- the LOC103471169 gene encoding uncharacterized protein LOC103471169, giving the protein MNRSIBTDDRPVPVIAVDMIVPMIEDFLWSISLDQTLDLALGKPDSETKSGLKELLLNLAEECTTFILHSIRNGRIISQDVDTVVGDVLLTTFTDILQIREKVHPKTFDRFNDSFIKYVKEKVRSKICYMQDQAASFVLQVSETDGVDRILPHALKLIEELLVWSCKEHRQRKRKAAEAQHNYNKQQRVAVISDADHFQAVEKNTTKNPQNRGAQRDRVLHTVHDGNYTHFKVNLLPVIAETPDTEEATKMIEERNLVPENQDSDLKIVDEFILEDLSKITKEKESDLKIVDDFISEELSQVREAKTTISEQQSLEIPGVSLDALQPMENCGSRYHVSPLPFEQQKNKHVGVAVKKFCKKYSEGRYKRVAPSQKDEEIPVPSVDDFIPDKSNLSKGLRLVNEEQQPEMTTEVVEPLSLGSGKEKQLSSILLLANAVVMQAVTQSQIDCNYKVFQAITNRLSEKIYAELMGQELNNIQRSLNKLGDDILRGVSKKLCCEKNDILPLLVLNDSVIDEAFVSIFKEKILKPAKKPGVIQRFWASVEKALFSLQ; this is encoded by the exons ATGAACCGTTCCATCRAYACAGATGATCGACCAGTCCCGGTTATTGCCGTGGACATGATCGTGCCTATGATCGAGGATTTTTTGTGGTCCATTTCCTTGGATCAGACGCTGGATTTGGCTTTAGGTAAACCTGATAGCGAAACCAAATCCGGTTTAAAGGAGCTGCTGTTAAACCTGGCSGAGGAATGTACCACCTTCATTCTCCACAGCATCCGAAATGGACGAATYATATCTCAGGATGTGGACACCGTCGTTGGCGATGTCCTGCTAACGACATTTACAGACATCCTTCAGATTAGGGAGAAAGTTCATCCCAAGACCTTCGACCGTTTCAATGACTCGTTCATTAAATATGTCAAAGAAAAGGTGAGATCTAAGATCTGTTACATGCAAGATCAAGCAGCTTCCTTTGTCCTCCAAGTCTCCGAGACAGACGGAGTGGACCGAATCCTGCCGCACGCACTCAAACTAATAGAGGAATTGCTAGTGTGGAGCTGTAAAGAACATCGGCAGAGAAAACGAAAAGCTGCTGAAGCCCAGCATAATTACAACAAGCAACAGAGAGTAGCTGTTATCTCTGATGCTGATCATTTCCAAGCTGTGGAGAAAAACACCACCAAAAATCCACAGAACAGAGGGGCCCAAAGAGACAGGGTGCTTCATACCGTCCACGATGGGAATTACACGCACTTCAAAGTGAACCTGTTACCGGTCATCGCAGAGACACCAGACACTGAGGAGGCAACAAAGATGATAGAAGAGAGAAATCTTGTTCCTGAAAATCAGGACTCAGACCTGAAGATTGTGGATGAATTCATCCTGGAGGATCTTTCAAAGATCACTAAG GAAAAGGAGTCAGATCTGAAAATTGTGGATGACTTCATCTCTGAGGAGCTGTCACAGGTCAGAGAAGCGAAAACGACCATCTCTGAACAACAGAGTTTAGAGATCCCTGGTGTTTCATTGGATGCACTTCAACCAATGGAAAACTGTGGATCTAGATATCACGTCTCTCCACTACCCTTTGAACAACAGAAGAACAAACACGTCGGAGTCGCAGTTAAGaagttctgtaaaaaatataGTGAAGGGCGATACAAGAGAGTTGCACCATCACAGAAAGATGAAGAAATACCAGTTCCTTCAGTGGACGACTTCATCCCAGACAAATCAAACCTCTCAAAAGGGCTACGATTGGTTAATGAGGAGCAGCAACCAGAGATGACCACAGAGGTTGTTGAGCCGCTGTCACTGGGCTCAGGCAAGGAGAAGCAGCTGTCATCCATCTTGCTGCTTGCTAATGCAGTTGTTATGCAGGCCGTAACACAATCACAGATAGACTGCAACTACAAAGTCTTCCAAGCCATCACCAATAGGCTGTCTGAGAAAATCTATGCCGAGCTCATGGGACAAGAGTTGAATAATATCCAACGTAGCCTGAACAAACTCGGCGATGACATATTGAGAGGAGTCTCTAAAAAGTTGTGCTGTGAAAAAAACGACATTCTTCCACTGTTGGTTTTAAATGACTCAGTCATAGACGAGGCATTCGTTtccattttcaaagaaaaaatattgaaaccaGCCAAGAAGCCAGGCGTCATCCAACGTTTCTGGGCCTCCGTAGAAAAGGCTCTTTTCAGCCTCCAATAA